The Nitrosomonas sp. genomic sequence CACAACGCAGGCTGAATCGCCCCGGGTTCTGTGGAGGCTATTTGGTTTAAGTAACACTGGCAGAATCCGAGTTGGTTAACTGCCGGTAGTATTGTGCCTCAGCTTCTGCGGGCGGTATATAGCCGATAGGTCCCAGCAAACGCTGATGATTGAACCAGAACACCCAGTTCAACGTCGCCAATTCAACGGATTCCCTGTTTTTCCAAGGCCCTTGCTTATGAATCAATTCAGTCTTGTAAAGCCCGTTGATCGTTTCGGCCAGTGCGTTGTCGTAGCTATCTCCTTTACTGCCAACCGACGGCTCTATTCCAGCCTCGGCAAGTCGCTCCGTATAACGGATAGAGACATACTGGGAGCCCTTGTCGCTGTGGTGAATCAAAGCACTGTCTCGCGTCAATTATCTTGGCCGCTTTGACGACAATTATGATGGCCGGTTGAGTTTATTAGCTACTTCATGATTTTTTCTGGTTTTTCCTCCTATAACTTTCACTGTCGATTTCGATGATGGTTGCGTGATGGATGATCCGGTCGATGGCGGCAACAGTCATCATGGTGTCAGGGAAGATTTGATCCCACTGGCTAAAAGGCTGGTTTGAAGTAATGATGAGACTTCCGCTTTCATAGCGATGGGCAATGAAGTCAAACAATACTTGTGTTTCCGAATCGGTCTTTTTGACATAGCCGATATCATCAACGATCAGTACACGGTATTTATCCAGCCGCGTCATGGCGGACATCAAGTCCAGTTCTTTCCTGGCTTGCTGCAGGAGTTGAACCAGTGCGGTAGCTGATATCCATTTGACGCGAATGCCTTGTTCAATCAAATGCAACCCTAATGCTGCCGCCACATGTGATTTGCCGACACCGGATGGGCCGATCAGCAACACATTGTCTGCCTGGCTCGCCCAGTAGGTATTGTCGCGCAGCGTGATGATTTTTTTCTGAGCGGCTTGAGGCAGTTCGGTCAGAGCCAGAGTGGCAAAGCTTTTGCCGCGCGGTAGTCTGGCTTCATGCGTCCAGTTGCTGATTCTGCTTTGGAAGCGCTGGGCGACTTCCTGTTCGCACAGGGCGGCGAGATATTGGCTGTAGCTCCAGGCGTGTTCTGCGGCTTGATCCTGGAAGTGCCGGTAATGCTGGCCAAAGGCAGGGAGTCTGAGTTCCTTGAGCATCAGTGGGAGCGATTCAGACATGAGCTGCCTCCTTGCGTTGCCCAGTTTCCGCTGAGGAGTTGATCGTAGGTATCCGCAGTGTGTTGTTTGATTGGGATGTCCGGCTGCGGCACATGCTGTCGCAGAAATCGCTTTTGCAGTGTTTGCAGTTCAGGTAGCGGATGTTGTTGCAACAATTCAGCGGCCAACTGGCTCTCGCAATCATAGTCGTAGGCAAAACGCAGCACCGATACCATCCATTTGCAAGCGAGTCCGGGATCAAATTGTTGTTGTACCCGCGCCCACAGCTGGTGATACTGTGGCGTTGGCAACAGATCATCCCGCAGCCGGGAAAAGCGAAAGGCTTGTGGCTTTGCCGCCAATGCATGAATCACATGACGGTAATCGATGCGCCGGGCGCGTCCTTCTGGCGTTTTCGGATACGCGCGCGGTAAGGTAATGACCGGTGTTTGGCCAACAAAGCATTCCAGACGATCGTGATAGAGATGGACCCGGATGTTCTCGCCAATGAGTCTGGATGGCACACTGTAGAGTCCCCGTTTGACCGCTATGGTGCTACTGGTGGTCACTTTGACGGTCAGTTCACTGAAGTCCATGAAGCGGTAGCGTGGCAGTGGCTGGAGATGCGATTGCTCTTCCGCCAATCGCCCCCTGCAGCGCAGATTGAGCTTATCGACGATCCGTTCAAGAAAACGGCGGTAGGCGCCCACACTTTCGAAATCCGCAGATCCCCGCAGTTTGATCGCCTGCTCAATCCGGTGTTTGAGCGAACCATGGGCATTTTCTACGGCGCCATTTTCATGGCTGACGCCCAGGTTATTGACCGTAGGCTTCATGCCATAGTGTTGACACAGCGCCGCATAAGATTGCGTGAGTTCTTGTTTTTGGCTCGCATTGACGTATGCGGCACTCAGGCTGTCGGTGCGATGTTCCCTGGGCACGCCGCCCAGTTTATGCAAGGCGGTCTGCAATCCATCGGCCAACGCACTATAACTTTCCCCGCCCCGGATGATATGAACCGCGCGCCAATGACTATAAGCCAGACGAAACTGATACAGCAGGTGATCAAATGGTTTGCCTGCAATCGTAATTGCCGTGCGCGGCCGGGTAAAATCGGACAACCCCTGGTGCCCGGCAGGCACCGACTGGCAAAACATGACCGCCTTACCGGGACCTTGCGTTGCCCGCCAGTGTTTTACACGGCGCTGCAAGCTTCTGAGAAATTTCTCCGGGTATTGGCCGGGATATCGATCATCCAGGTACTCCCAAAGCGTAGTCCCGGTCAGTTCAAGTTCCCCGTACAGCAATGGAACCAATTCGGTCT encodes the following:
- a CDS encoding ATP-binding protein, with protein sequence MSESLPLMLKELRLPAFGQHYRHFQDQAAEHAWSYSQYLAALCEQEVAQRFQSRISNWTHEARLPRGKSFATLALTELPQAAQKKIITLRDNTYWASQADNVLLIGPSGVGKSHVAAALGLHLIEQGIRVKWISATALVQLLQQARKELDLMSAMTRLDKYRVLIVDDIGYVKKTDSETQVLFDFIAHRYESGSLIITSNQPFSQWDQIFPDTMMTVAAIDRIIHHATIIEIDSESYRRKNQKKS
- a CDS encoding IS21 family transposase, giving the protein MKNRQIGHGQETATAKAGVSIRSGRRIEKGVRVEKSQRQWRTRQDPFALVWETELVPLLYGELELTGTTLWEYLDDRYPGQYPEKFLRSLQRRVKHWRATQGPGKAVMFCQSVPAGHQGLSDFTRPRTAITIAGKPFDHLLYQFRLAYSHWRAVHIIRGGESYSALADGLQTALHKLGGVPREHRTDSLSAAYVNASQKQELTQSYAALCQHYGMKPTVNNLGVSHENGAVENAHGSLKHRIEQAIKLRGSADFESVGAYRRFLERIVDKLNLRCRGRLAEEQSHLQPLPRYRFMDFSELTVKVTTSSTIAVKRGLYSVPSRLIGENIRVHLYHDRLECFVGQTPVITLPRAYPKTPEGRARRIDYRHVIHALAAKPQAFRFSRLRDDLLPTPQYHQLWARVQQQFDPGLACKWMVSVLRFAYDYDCESQLAAELLQQHPLPELQTLQKRFLRQHVPQPDIPIKQHTADTYDQLLSGNWATQGGSSCLNRSH